In Sceloporus undulatus isolate JIND9_A2432 ecotype Alabama chromosome 7, SceUnd_v1.1, whole genome shotgun sequence, one DNA window encodes the following:
- the KIAA1210 gene encoding acrosomal protein KIAA1210 homolog isoform X3, with protein sequence MAARPMDLIEPLEGEDVGEEFSRKKKSKFQSFKNFFAKKKKNREVPSPLGEAKLKPSQSSSDLSAPNLNSSVLHLPTEPGSKGSMGNKALSHDSVFIFESLPDVADKTCSQENLPGNVKALQLRLQENIQLGSPPLIITCKKPEDAGAISEDDGLPRSPPEISTLHDILTCSTNKSSNPVQRHSSLSLGGTDSEDDQVTSDSISRPLSPVSPSILGSPALPTGHSLPVDFNSPATPLGCLDTSAARHKMAVNPRKQKAFAYKTPSLLMEPLEKEQCSLRTGEGKSSHTKSLEGAGNQEKDWKGLTSQNANISSGSWTTDILPMTRVTDALRYSWNAGPGADGNWVLDLETQSHVKKETDMPLDSQPEDLTKEGMAEEGVKRTGHTTDDLKLNRHNSEEEVIETFASLQPEAETTGLCGSSFSAVHGDVTGLDHDLPAEPIPASHPQPVDQEAKDSRNGSDAKHCVSAEDSENSSLSPEPDSVSETDKAMVSTCENIPAVKEAEQTVNVEIQFFEVRTQLAASPELAIFNAKIEELPLQIAACEKLFFSTDLCHSPLSNSSGRQEANLSQKSGHLSSAVPRPAEIASKSSLLDNDAGDQSGSMEVVEESKASDEVVQTQTKSISAKPVRFTIAPAWQRSLSGGSGSVDSTCPRSSPSSPIKPELFEGIPQLDLDLPGCLFSSPERLDKGDRNTHSATEQPKEELQGRESPFGVKLRRTSSLLKYQTEKQRQEPPKKFPSSVSGPSSVFVKDEPKSPVSETPAPKIIGSTKAVLAKSGFQEEKTPLKAKPEEGMTKQLISKPSDQSPAAPLETPSSEPAWISMAKLKRRGFQGHPLAKGQKTDEDLITKAEQEEKKHACISQLEKQLNLTGQNLLKSSSPYHLCALESKIQPKMTISATKVRPIRAASQEVHHVEKEVRTLPSLPLSSCSPAEPPWLSLAKKKAKAWSEMPQIVQ encoded by the exons ATGGCGGCCAGACCAATGGATCTCATAGAGCCACTGGAGGGTGAAGATGTGGGGGAGGAATTTTCAA GGAAGAAAAAATCCAAATTTCAGAGTTTTAAGAACTTCTttgccaagaagaagaaaaacagagaggTGCCATCTCCCCTGGGAGAGGCCAAACTGAAGCCGAGCCAATCCAGTAGTGACCTCAGTGCCCCTAACCTCAACTCCAGTGTTCTCCATTTGCCAACTGAGCCAGG ATCCAAAGGGAGCATGGGAAACAAAGCCTTATCGCATGACAGTGTCTTCATTTTTGAATCATTACCAGATGTAGCAGACAAAACATGCTCACAAGAAAACCTTCCAGGGAATGTGAAAGCCTTGCAG CTTCGGTTACAGGAGAACATCCAGCTTGGTTCACCCCCTCTTATCATAACTTGCAAAAAACCAGAAGACGCGGGTGCCATTTCAGAAGATGATGGGTTACCCAGAAGCCCTCCAGAAATCTCCACCCTTCATGACATCCTGACCTGCTCTACAAATAAA TCTTCCAACCCTGTCCAGCGCCATAGCTCTTTGAGTTTAGGTGGGACAGACAGTGAAGATGACCAG GTCACCTCAGACTCCATCTCCAGGCCGCTTAGCCCAGTCTCCCCATCAATTCTTGGGAGTCCTGCCTTGCCAACTGGCCACTCGCTTCCTGTTGATTTTAACAGCCCCGCCACTCCGTTGGGCTGCCTAGACACTTCAGCAGCCCGGCACAAGATGGCAGTGAATCCACGGAAGCAGAAAGCCTTTGCCTACAAAACCCCAAGTCTTTTG ATGGAACCGCTGGAGAAGGAGCAATGCTCTCTCAGAACTGGTGAAGGAAAATCAAGCCACACAAAATCACTTGAAGGTGCAGGCAACCAAGAAAAAGACTGGAAAG GCCTAACCTCCCAGAATGCAAATATCTCAAGTGGAAGTTGGACTACTGATATTCTACCCATGACCAGAGTTACTGATGCTTTGCGTTATTCTTGGAATGCTGGCCCTGGAGCAGATGGGAATTGGGTCCTGGATTTGGAGACCCAGAGCCATGTGAAAAAGGAGACTGATATGCCTTTGGACAGTCAGCCTGAAGACCTAACAAAAGAAGGTATGGCAGAGGAAGGAGTAAAAAGAACTGGGCATACAACTGATGACCTCAAGCTGAATCGACACAATTCCGAGGAAGAGGTCATTGAAACTTTTGCATCTTTACAGCCTGAGGCAGAAACCACTGGACTTTGTGGTTCATCATTTTCTGCTGTGCATGGGGATGTTACAGGACTGGACCATGATCTACCAGCAGAACCTATTCCTGCATCCCATCCACAACCAGTAGATCAAGAAGCAAAAGACTCTAGAAATGGCAGTGATGCAAAACATTGTGTTAGCGCTGAAGATAGTGAGAACAGTTCTCTTAGCCCTGAGCCTGATTCGGTTTCAGAGACAGACAAGGCCATGGTTTCAACCTGTGAAAACATTCCAGCTGTCAAAGAAGCAGAACAGACTGTGAATGTGGAAATTCAGTTTTTTGAAGTCCGTACGCAGCTAGCTGCTTCCCCAGAGTTGGCCATATTCAATGCCAAAATAGAAGAACTTCCACTTCAGATTGCAGCATGTGAAAAACTGTTTTTCTCGACAGATCTTTGTCACTCTCCTTTGAGCAATAGCTCAGGAAGGCAGGAAGCAAACCTTTCTCAAAAATCAGGTCACCTTTCTTCAGCTGTCCCAAGACCTGCTGAGATTGCTTCTAAAAGCAGCCTTCTTGATAATGATGCTGGGGATCAGTCAGGAAGCATGGAAGTGGTGGAAGAAAGCAAAGCTTCAGATGAGGTTGTCCAGACACAGACAAAATCAATTTCTGCCAAGCCAGTCAGGTTCACTATTGCTCCAGCTTGGCAGAGGTCTCTCTCAGGAGGTTCAGGTTCTGTGGACAGCACTTGCCCTAGAagctctccttcttctcccataAAGCCAGAACTGTTTGAAGGAATACCTCAGTTAGACTTAGATTTGCCAGGGTGTTTATTTAGCAGCCCAGAAAGACTTGATAAGGGTGATAGAAACACACATTCTGCAACTGAGCAGCCCAAGGAGGAATTGCAGGGCCGTGAGAGCCCATTTGGGGTTAAGCTGAGGAGAACATCTTCTTTACTCAAATACCAAACAGAAAAGCAGCGACAGGAGCCACCAAAGAAGTTTCCGTCGTCAGTTTCTGGACCCTCCTCTGTCTTTGTCAAAGATGAGCCAAAGTCACCAGTTTCTGAAACTCCAGCTCCAAAGATTATAGGTAGCACTAAAGCTGTGCTTGCAAAatctggcttccaggaagagaagACTCCCCTCAAGGCCAAACCAGAGGAAGGGATGACAAAGCAGCTGATAAGCAAACCTTCAG aCCAAAGCCCAGCAGCACCTTTGGAAACCCCATCATCAGAACCAGCATGGATTTCAATGGCAAAGCTAAAGAGGAGAGGTTTCCAGGGCCATCCTCTTGCCAAAGGGCAAAAAACAGACGAGGACCTCATAACCAAAGCAGAACAAGAGGAGAAAAAGCATGCTTGTATTTCACAGCTGGAAAAG cAGCTGAATCTTACTGGTCAGAACTTACTGAAAAGCAGCAGCCCTTACCATCTGTGTGCACTTGAGAGTAAAATACAACCAAAGATGACAATATCAGCTACAAAAG taAGGCCTATCAGAGCAGCCTCTCAGGAAGTCCATCACGTGGAAAAAGAAGTGAGGACACTGCCAAGCCTGCCTCTCTCATCATGTAGTCCTGCTGAACCACCCTGGCTTTCTCTGGCCAAGAAAAAGGCCAAAGCTTGGAGTGAGATGCCTCAAATTGTGCAGTAA
- the KIAA1210 gene encoding acrosomal protein KIAA1210 homolog isoform X2, protein MAGFYSCLKSNNNCIMAARPMDLIEPLEGEDVGEEFSRKKKSKFQSFKNFFAKKKKNREVPSPLGEAKLKPSQSSSDLSAPNLNSSVLHLPTEPGSKGSMGNKALSHDSVFIFESLPDVADKTCSQENLPGNVKALQLRLQENIQLGSPPLIITCKKPEDAGAISEDDGLPRSPPEISTLHDILTCSTNKSSNPVQRHSSLSLGGTDSEDDQVTSDSISRPLSPVSPSILGSPALPTGHSLPVDFNSPATPLGCLDTSAARHKMAVNPRKQKAFAYKTPSLLMEPLEKEQCSLRTGEGKSSHTKSLEGAGNQEKDWKGLTSQNANISSGSWTTDILPMTRVTDALRYSWNAGPGADGNWVLDLETQSHVKKETDMPLDSQPEDLTKEGMAEEGVKRTGHTTDDLKLNRHNSEEEVIETFASLQPEAETTGLCGSSFSAVHGDVTGLDHDLPAEPIPASHPQPVDQEAKDSRNGSDAKHCVSAEDSENSSLSPEPDSVSETDKAMVSTCENIPAVKEAEQTVNVEIQFFEVRTQLAASPELAIFNAKIEELPLQIAACEKLFFSTDLCHSPLSNSSGRQEANLSQKSGHLSSAVPRPAEIASKSSLLDNDAGDQSGSMEVVEESKASDEVVQTQTKSISAKPVRFTIAPAWQRSLSGGSGSVDSTCPRSSPSSPIKPELFEGIPQLDLDLPGCLFSSPERLDKGDRNTHSATEQPKEELQGRESPFGVKLRRTSSLLKYQTEKQRQEPPKKFPSSVSGPSSVFVKDEPKSPVSETPAPKIIGSTKAVLAKSGFQEEKTPLKAKPEEGMTKQLISKPSDQSPAAPLETPSSEPAWISMAKLKRRGFQGHPLAKGQKTDEDLITKAEQEEKKHACISQLEKLNLTGQNLLKSSSPYHLCALESKIQPKMTISATKVRPIRAASQEVHHVEKEVRTLPSLPLSSCSPAEPPWLSLAKKKAKAWSEMPQIVQ, encoded by the exons CAACTGCATTATGGCGGCCAGACCAATGGATCTCATAGAGCCACTGGAGGGTGAAGATGTGGGGGAGGAATTTTCAA GGAAGAAAAAATCCAAATTTCAGAGTTTTAAGAACTTCTttgccaagaagaagaaaaacagagaggTGCCATCTCCCCTGGGAGAGGCCAAACTGAAGCCGAGCCAATCCAGTAGTGACCTCAGTGCCCCTAACCTCAACTCCAGTGTTCTCCATTTGCCAACTGAGCCAGG ATCCAAAGGGAGCATGGGAAACAAAGCCTTATCGCATGACAGTGTCTTCATTTTTGAATCATTACCAGATGTAGCAGACAAAACATGCTCACAAGAAAACCTTCCAGGGAATGTGAAAGCCTTGCAG CTTCGGTTACAGGAGAACATCCAGCTTGGTTCACCCCCTCTTATCATAACTTGCAAAAAACCAGAAGACGCGGGTGCCATTTCAGAAGATGATGGGTTACCCAGAAGCCCTCCAGAAATCTCCACCCTTCATGACATCCTGACCTGCTCTACAAATAAA TCTTCCAACCCTGTCCAGCGCCATAGCTCTTTGAGTTTAGGTGGGACAGACAGTGAAGATGACCAG GTCACCTCAGACTCCATCTCCAGGCCGCTTAGCCCAGTCTCCCCATCAATTCTTGGGAGTCCTGCCTTGCCAACTGGCCACTCGCTTCCTGTTGATTTTAACAGCCCCGCCACTCCGTTGGGCTGCCTAGACACTTCAGCAGCCCGGCACAAGATGGCAGTGAATCCACGGAAGCAGAAAGCCTTTGCCTACAAAACCCCAAGTCTTTTG ATGGAACCGCTGGAGAAGGAGCAATGCTCTCTCAGAACTGGTGAAGGAAAATCAAGCCACACAAAATCACTTGAAGGTGCAGGCAACCAAGAAAAAGACTGGAAAG GCCTAACCTCCCAGAATGCAAATATCTCAAGTGGAAGTTGGACTACTGATATTCTACCCATGACCAGAGTTACTGATGCTTTGCGTTATTCTTGGAATGCTGGCCCTGGAGCAGATGGGAATTGGGTCCTGGATTTGGAGACCCAGAGCCATGTGAAAAAGGAGACTGATATGCCTTTGGACAGTCAGCCTGAAGACCTAACAAAAGAAGGTATGGCAGAGGAAGGAGTAAAAAGAACTGGGCATACAACTGATGACCTCAAGCTGAATCGACACAATTCCGAGGAAGAGGTCATTGAAACTTTTGCATCTTTACAGCCTGAGGCAGAAACCACTGGACTTTGTGGTTCATCATTTTCTGCTGTGCATGGGGATGTTACAGGACTGGACCATGATCTACCAGCAGAACCTATTCCTGCATCCCATCCACAACCAGTAGATCAAGAAGCAAAAGACTCTAGAAATGGCAGTGATGCAAAACATTGTGTTAGCGCTGAAGATAGTGAGAACAGTTCTCTTAGCCCTGAGCCTGATTCGGTTTCAGAGACAGACAAGGCCATGGTTTCAACCTGTGAAAACATTCCAGCTGTCAAAGAAGCAGAACAGACTGTGAATGTGGAAATTCAGTTTTTTGAAGTCCGTACGCAGCTAGCTGCTTCCCCAGAGTTGGCCATATTCAATGCCAAAATAGAAGAACTTCCACTTCAGATTGCAGCATGTGAAAAACTGTTTTTCTCGACAGATCTTTGTCACTCTCCTTTGAGCAATAGCTCAGGAAGGCAGGAAGCAAACCTTTCTCAAAAATCAGGTCACCTTTCTTCAGCTGTCCCAAGACCTGCTGAGATTGCTTCTAAAAGCAGCCTTCTTGATAATGATGCTGGGGATCAGTCAGGAAGCATGGAAGTGGTGGAAGAAAGCAAAGCTTCAGATGAGGTTGTCCAGACACAGACAAAATCAATTTCTGCCAAGCCAGTCAGGTTCACTATTGCTCCAGCTTGGCAGAGGTCTCTCTCAGGAGGTTCAGGTTCTGTGGACAGCACTTGCCCTAGAagctctccttcttctcccataAAGCCAGAACTGTTTGAAGGAATACCTCAGTTAGACTTAGATTTGCCAGGGTGTTTATTTAGCAGCCCAGAAAGACTTGATAAGGGTGATAGAAACACACATTCTGCAACTGAGCAGCCCAAGGAGGAATTGCAGGGCCGTGAGAGCCCATTTGGGGTTAAGCTGAGGAGAACATCTTCTTTACTCAAATACCAAACAGAAAAGCAGCGACAGGAGCCACCAAAGAAGTTTCCGTCGTCAGTTTCTGGACCCTCCTCTGTCTTTGTCAAAGATGAGCCAAAGTCACCAGTTTCTGAAACTCCAGCTCCAAAGATTATAGGTAGCACTAAAGCTGTGCTTGCAAAatctggcttccaggaagagaagACTCCCCTCAAGGCCAAACCAGAGGAAGGGATGACAAAGCAGCTGATAAGCAAACCTTCAG aCCAAAGCCCAGCAGCACCTTTGGAAACCCCATCATCAGAACCAGCATGGATTTCAATGGCAAAGCTAAAGAGGAGAGGTTTCCAGGGCCATCCTCTTGCCAAAGGGCAAAAAACAGACGAGGACCTCATAACCAAAGCAGAACAAGAGGAGAAAAAGCATGCTTGTATTTCACAGCTGGAAAAG CTGAATCTTACTGGTCAGAACTTACTGAAAAGCAGCAGCCCTTACCATCTGTGTGCACTTGAGAGTAAAATACAACCAAAGATGACAATATCAGCTACAAAAG taAGGCCTATCAGAGCAGCCTCTCAGGAAGTCCATCACGTGGAAAAAGAAGTGAGGACACTGCCAAGCCTGCCTCTCTCATCATGTAGTCCTGCTGAACCACCCTGGCTTTCTCTGGCCAAGAAAAAGGCCAAAGCTTGGAGTGAGATGCCTCAAATTGTGCAGTAA
- the KIAA1210 gene encoding acrosomal protein KIAA1210 homolog isoform X1: MAGFYSCLKSNNNCIMAARPMDLIEPLEGEDVGEEFSRKKKSKFQSFKNFFAKKKKNREVPSPLGEAKLKPSQSSSDLSAPNLNSSVLHLPTEPGSKGSMGNKALSHDSVFIFESLPDVADKTCSQENLPGNVKALQLRLQENIQLGSPPLIITCKKPEDAGAISEDDGLPRSPPEISTLHDILTCSTNKSSNPVQRHSSLSLGGTDSEDDQVTSDSISRPLSPVSPSILGSPALPTGHSLPVDFNSPATPLGCLDTSAARHKMAVNPRKQKAFAYKTPSLLMEPLEKEQCSLRTGEGKSSHTKSLEGAGNQEKDWKGLTSQNANISSGSWTTDILPMTRVTDALRYSWNAGPGADGNWVLDLETQSHVKKETDMPLDSQPEDLTKEGMAEEGVKRTGHTTDDLKLNRHNSEEEVIETFASLQPEAETTGLCGSSFSAVHGDVTGLDHDLPAEPIPASHPQPVDQEAKDSRNGSDAKHCVSAEDSENSSLSPEPDSVSETDKAMVSTCENIPAVKEAEQTVNVEIQFFEVRTQLAASPELAIFNAKIEELPLQIAACEKLFFSTDLCHSPLSNSSGRQEANLSQKSGHLSSAVPRPAEIASKSSLLDNDAGDQSGSMEVVEESKASDEVVQTQTKSISAKPVRFTIAPAWQRSLSGGSGSVDSTCPRSSPSSPIKPELFEGIPQLDLDLPGCLFSSPERLDKGDRNTHSATEQPKEELQGRESPFGVKLRRTSSLLKYQTEKQRQEPPKKFPSSVSGPSSVFVKDEPKSPVSETPAPKIIGSTKAVLAKSGFQEEKTPLKAKPEEGMTKQLISKPSDQSPAAPLETPSSEPAWISMAKLKRRGFQGHPLAKGQKTDEDLITKAEQEEKKHACISQLEKQLNLTGQNLLKSSSPYHLCALESKIQPKMTISATKVRPIRAASQEVHHVEKEVRTLPSLPLSSCSPAEPPWLSLAKKKAKAWSEMPQIVQ; encoded by the exons CAACTGCATTATGGCGGCCAGACCAATGGATCTCATAGAGCCACTGGAGGGTGAAGATGTGGGGGAGGAATTTTCAA GGAAGAAAAAATCCAAATTTCAGAGTTTTAAGAACTTCTttgccaagaagaagaaaaacagagaggTGCCATCTCCCCTGGGAGAGGCCAAACTGAAGCCGAGCCAATCCAGTAGTGACCTCAGTGCCCCTAACCTCAACTCCAGTGTTCTCCATTTGCCAACTGAGCCAGG ATCCAAAGGGAGCATGGGAAACAAAGCCTTATCGCATGACAGTGTCTTCATTTTTGAATCATTACCAGATGTAGCAGACAAAACATGCTCACAAGAAAACCTTCCAGGGAATGTGAAAGCCTTGCAG CTTCGGTTACAGGAGAACATCCAGCTTGGTTCACCCCCTCTTATCATAACTTGCAAAAAACCAGAAGACGCGGGTGCCATTTCAGAAGATGATGGGTTACCCAGAAGCCCTCCAGAAATCTCCACCCTTCATGACATCCTGACCTGCTCTACAAATAAA TCTTCCAACCCTGTCCAGCGCCATAGCTCTTTGAGTTTAGGTGGGACAGACAGTGAAGATGACCAG GTCACCTCAGACTCCATCTCCAGGCCGCTTAGCCCAGTCTCCCCATCAATTCTTGGGAGTCCTGCCTTGCCAACTGGCCACTCGCTTCCTGTTGATTTTAACAGCCCCGCCACTCCGTTGGGCTGCCTAGACACTTCAGCAGCCCGGCACAAGATGGCAGTGAATCCACGGAAGCAGAAAGCCTTTGCCTACAAAACCCCAAGTCTTTTG ATGGAACCGCTGGAGAAGGAGCAATGCTCTCTCAGAACTGGTGAAGGAAAATCAAGCCACACAAAATCACTTGAAGGTGCAGGCAACCAAGAAAAAGACTGGAAAG GCCTAACCTCCCAGAATGCAAATATCTCAAGTGGAAGTTGGACTACTGATATTCTACCCATGACCAGAGTTACTGATGCTTTGCGTTATTCTTGGAATGCTGGCCCTGGAGCAGATGGGAATTGGGTCCTGGATTTGGAGACCCAGAGCCATGTGAAAAAGGAGACTGATATGCCTTTGGACAGTCAGCCTGAAGACCTAACAAAAGAAGGTATGGCAGAGGAAGGAGTAAAAAGAACTGGGCATACAACTGATGACCTCAAGCTGAATCGACACAATTCCGAGGAAGAGGTCATTGAAACTTTTGCATCTTTACAGCCTGAGGCAGAAACCACTGGACTTTGTGGTTCATCATTTTCTGCTGTGCATGGGGATGTTACAGGACTGGACCATGATCTACCAGCAGAACCTATTCCTGCATCCCATCCACAACCAGTAGATCAAGAAGCAAAAGACTCTAGAAATGGCAGTGATGCAAAACATTGTGTTAGCGCTGAAGATAGTGAGAACAGTTCTCTTAGCCCTGAGCCTGATTCGGTTTCAGAGACAGACAAGGCCATGGTTTCAACCTGTGAAAACATTCCAGCTGTCAAAGAAGCAGAACAGACTGTGAATGTGGAAATTCAGTTTTTTGAAGTCCGTACGCAGCTAGCTGCTTCCCCAGAGTTGGCCATATTCAATGCCAAAATAGAAGAACTTCCACTTCAGATTGCAGCATGTGAAAAACTGTTTTTCTCGACAGATCTTTGTCACTCTCCTTTGAGCAATAGCTCAGGAAGGCAGGAAGCAAACCTTTCTCAAAAATCAGGTCACCTTTCTTCAGCTGTCCCAAGACCTGCTGAGATTGCTTCTAAAAGCAGCCTTCTTGATAATGATGCTGGGGATCAGTCAGGAAGCATGGAAGTGGTGGAAGAAAGCAAAGCTTCAGATGAGGTTGTCCAGACACAGACAAAATCAATTTCTGCCAAGCCAGTCAGGTTCACTATTGCTCCAGCTTGGCAGAGGTCTCTCTCAGGAGGTTCAGGTTCTGTGGACAGCACTTGCCCTAGAagctctccttcttctcccataAAGCCAGAACTGTTTGAAGGAATACCTCAGTTAGACTTAGATTTGCCAGGGTGTTTATTTAGCAGCCCAGAAAGACTTGATAAGGGTGATAGAAACACACATTCTGCAACTGAGCAGCCCAAGGAGGAATTGCAGGGCCGTGAGAGCCCATTTGGGGTTAAGCTGAGGAGAACATCTTCTTTACTCAAATACCAAACAGAAAAGCAGCGACAGGAGCCACCAAAGAAGTTTCCGTCGTCAGTTTCTGGACCCTCCTCTGTCTTTGTCAAAGATGAGCCAAAGTCACCAGTTTCTGAAACTCCAGCTCCAAAGATTATAGGTAGCACTAAAGCTGTGCTTGCAAAatctggcttccaggaagagaagACTCCCCTCAAGGCCAAACCAGAGGAAGGGATGACAAAGCAGCTGATAAGCAAACCTTCAG aCCAAAGCCCAGCAGCACCTTTGGAAACCCCATCATCAGAACCAGCATGGATTTCAATGGCAAAGCTAAAGAGGAGAGGTTTCCAGGGCCATCCTCTTGCCAAAGGGCAAAAAACAGACGAGGACCTCATAACCAAAGCAGAACAAGAGGAGAAAAAGCATGCTTGTATTTCACAGCTGGAAAAG cAGCTGAATCTTACTGGTCAGAACTTACTGAAAAGCAGCAGCCCTTACCATCTGTGTGCACTTGAGAGTAAAATACAACCAAAGATGACAATATCAGCTACAAAAG taAGGCCTATCAGAGCAGCCTCTCAGGAAGTCCATCACGTGGAAAAAGAAGTGAGGACACTGCCAAGCCTGCCTCTCTCATCATGTAGTCCTGCTGAACCACCCTGGCTTTCTCTGGCCAAGAAAAAGGCCAAAGCTTGGAGTGAGATGCCTCAAATTGTGCAGTAA